Genomic window (Desulfovibrio aminophilus):
TCGGCCTGGGCCGGGATGCCGCTCACTTGCAGGGCCGGGGCCGCGCCGCTGCCGCCGAACTTGGTGCACTGCTGCCCGCTGGGAACGGAGCGGCCGTTCCAGGCCGGGTCGGCCAGGGCGGCTTCAAGGCCTCCCGCCAGGGCGGCGGCGGGCAGGATCAGGACGGCCAGCAGAACAAGGACGATGACGGATTTCACGCTTCCCCCCCACGTGGTTGGTTCCGGCCGCGCGCCTACCGCACGGCGCCCTGGAAAAGAAAAGAATGCAATGACGGCAACATGTTATCGGATTGGCGGCAGCGGGTCAAGGGGGGGCTTCGCCCCGCTATGGAAAGAAAAAGGCGGGAGGCGCCTCCCGCCTTTCTGTCTTTCTGGAATGGGCCGAAGGCCCCCCGGCTTCGCCGGTTCCTGGAACGGGCCGAAGGCCCCGAAGCCGGTCAGTTCTGCATGTCGGTGATGATGGACTTGAGGTCCTGGGCCAGCCGGGCCAGGTCGGACACGGCCTGGGCGGACTGGGTCATGGCCTCGGCGGTTTCCGAGGCGATGCGGTTGATGTCCTCGGTGGTGCGGCTGATCTCCTCGCTGGCCGAGGACTGCTCCTCGCTGGCCGTGGCGATGCCGCGCACCTGGTCGGCCGTGTTCTCCACCATGTCCACGATCTCGCGCAGGGCCGCGCCGGACTTCCCGGCGGTTTCGGTGCTGGCCGTGATGGCCTGGGCCGTGGCCTCGGTGTTGCGGATGTTCTTGCGCGC
Coding sequences:
- a CDS encoding methyl-accepting chemotaxis protein translates to KQAEGIGQIMNVIADIADQTNLLALNAAIEAARAGEAGRGFAVVADEVRKLAEKTMSATNEVGSYIQAVQESARKNIRNTEATAQAITASTETAGKSGAALREIVDMVENTADQVRGIATASEEQSSASEEISRTTEDINRIASETAEAMTQSAQAVSDLARLAQDLKSIITDMQN